From Nicotiana tabacum cultivar K326 chromosome 15, ASM71507v2, whole genome shotgun sequence, the proteins below share one genomic window:
- the LOC107759732 gene encoding beta-carotene isomerase D27, chloroplastic gives MVLLSIQTLPSSCPTLNNYTFNYRSRRQSQSQSQRRCVKIRSNVIRCGIAEPSGEPAPLGQKTKYNDGLFEKAFMTLFARKMENFAAKSASKNGSQKEEKKKGWFEYDYDSFVDVSRKVMQGRSRLQQQQVVREVLMSMLPPGAPAQFRKLFPPTKWAAEFNAAITVPFFFWLVGPSEVVEVEVGGVKQKSGVHIKKCRYLENSGCVGMCVNMCKIPTQDFFTNEFGLPLTMNPNFEDMSCEMVYGQIPPPFEEDPVAKQPCLADICSIANLSSSFCPKLQA, from the exons ATGGTGCTACTTAGCATCCAAACTCTTCCCTCTTCATGTCCAACTCTCAATAATTACACCTTTAATTATCGCTCTCGGCGACAAAGCCAAAGCCAGAGCCAGAGACGATGTGTTAAAATTCGTAGTAACGTTATCCGATGTGGGATAGCCGAGCCCTCAGGGGAACCAGCACCGTTAGGTCAGAAGACAAAATACAATGATGGATTGTTTGAGAAGGCATTTATGACTCTTTTTGCAAGGAAGATGGAGAATTTTGCGGCTAAGTCTGCAAGTAAAAATGGTTCGCAgaaagaggagaagaagaagggtTGGTTTGAATATGATTATGATAGTTTTGTAGATGTGTCGAGGAAAGTAATGCAAGGGAGGTCAAGGTTGCAGCAACAGCAAGTGGTTCGTGAGGTCCTCATGTCTATGCTTCCTCCTGGTGCTCCTGCTCAG TTTAGGAAATTGTTTCCGCCTACAAAGTGGGCAGCAGAATTTAATGCCGCAATTACTGTGCCTTTCTTCTTCTGGTTAGTTGGTCCTTCTGAG GTTGTGGAAGTGGAGGTTGGTGGGGTAAAGCAGAAAAGTGGGGTTCACATTAAAAAGTGCAG GTATTTGGAGAATAGTGGGTGTGTAGGAATGTGTGTGAACATGTGCAAAATACCAACACAAGACTTCTTCACAAACGAATTTGGACTTCCATTAACAATGAATCCAA ATTTTGAAGATATGAGTTGTGAAATGGTGTACGGACAAATACCACCGCCATTTGAAGAAGATCCAGTGGCGAAGCAACCTTGTTTAGCAGATATAT GCTCCATTGCAAATCTTAGCTCAAGTTTCTGCCCGAAACTCCAAGCCTAA